The following proteins are encoded in a genomic region of Clostridium kluyveri:
- a CDS encoding DivIVA domain-containing protein, protein MLITAGEITNKEFKKGLRGYNIDEVDEFLDKIAESYEAMCKENSLLKEKLQLMEDKVNHYNKMENTIKGTLLLAQNTSEQVKENAKKESECILKNANDTAQKIIDKAHSDVIQINDEFERVKQEFSKFRTKFRSFVKTQLEMFDDMEKDFVKNYDIGYEVDEIPEENIQVKSIEKVEPKGIEFSPSLRESNLNKEEYAEPIVDKDDVYVDKYDTKEIGDIKDEIFTEEDELEEIKNFFVRG, encoded by the coding sequence ATGTTGATAACTGCTGGGGAAATAACAAATAAAGAATTTAAAAAAGGTCTTAGAGGATATAATATAGATGAAGTAGATGAATTTTTGGATAAAATAGCAGAGTCTTATGAAGCTATGTGTAAGGAAAATTCTCTTTTAAAAGAAAAGCTTCAGCTTATGGAAGATAAAGTAAATCATTATAACAAAATGGAAAATACCATAAAAGGAACCCTCCTGTTAGCTCAAAATACCTCTGAACAGGTTAAGGAGAATGCAAAAAAGGAAAGTGAGTGTATATTAAAAAATGCCAATGATACCGCCCAGAAGATAATAGATAAGGCTCATAGTGATGTAATTCAAATTAATGATGAATTTGAGAGGGTAAAGCAGGAATTTAGTAAATTTAGAACAAAGTTTAGAAGTTTCGTCAAAACTCAATTGGAAATGTTTGATGATATGGAAAAAGATTTTGTAAAAAACTATGATATAGGCTATGAGGTAGATGAAATTCCTGAAGAGAATATTCAGGTGAAAAGTATAGAAAAAGTAGAACCAAAGGGTATTGAATTCTCTCCATCCTTAAGAGAAAGTAATTTAAATAAGGAAGAATATGCAGAGCCTATCGTAGATAAAGATGATGTATATGTGGATAAGTATGATACCAAAGAAATAGGTGACATTAAAGATGAAATTTTTACAGAGGAAGATGAGTTGGAAGAGATTAAGAATTTCTTTGTAAGAGGATAA
- the pyrR gene encoding bifunctional pyr operon transcriptional regulator/uracil phosphoribosyltransferase PyrR, producing MKLKALILDEKAMNRTLTRISHEIIEKNKGAEDIVLVGIKRRGYPLARRISENIYKIEKLKLRVESVDISLYRDDLSRLSDQPALKKSHPIDVEDKKIILVDDVIYTGRTARAAIDAIIHSGRPKLIQLAVLIDRGHRELPIRADYVGKNIPTSRDEIVSVEISEIDECNSVKIYEV from the coding sequence TTGAAATTAAAAGCACTTATACTTGATGAAAAAGCCATGAATAGAACTCTGACCAGAATATCTCATGAAATAATAGAAAAAAACAAGGGTGCAGAAGATATAGTACTTGTGGGTATAAAAAGGAGAGGATATCCTCTTGCAAGAAGAATATCAGAAAACATTTATAAAATTGAAAAACTTAAGTTAAGGGTGGAAAGTGTAGATATAAGTCTTTACAGAGACGATTTAAGCAGATTATCTGATCAACCTGCCCTAAAAAAATCACATCCAATAGATGTAGAAGATAAAAAAATAATATTAGTAGATGATGTAATTTATACTGGAAGAACCGCAAGAGCTGCAATAGATGCAATCATACATTCTGGAAGGCCAAAATTAATACAGCTGGCTGTATTAATAGATAGAGGTCATAGAGAGCTTCCTATAAGAGCCGATTATGTAGGTAAAAATATTCCTACATCTCGAGACGAAATAGTATCTGTAGAAATTTCAGAAATAGATGAATGTAATTCCGTAAAAATATATGAAGTCTAA
- a CDS encoding RNA-binding protein, with product MDKNTFLSKFHFHNESEILSIYDKIILANKIHKNIFTSEFYPPNLWKTLEDFKEQVGINVYSYGIFENAERKILVFSQSEVLDYPVRLMKIKCSSKFVRLQHKDYLGALMALGIKRGKFGDLIVKENNECYAAVYEDISDYVYMNLSSIGKCECNITFLDTNITEIPDYDFKTFDINTSSLRIDCLLSSMCRISRSKSEELMKQGKVLLDYLPVTKKDKIINDSGCVITVRGYGKFKVVKKLGYTKRGGCKLHIKKFN from the coding sequence ATGGACAAAAATACTTTTTTAAGTAAATTTCACTTTCATAATGAAAGTGAAATACTATCTATATACGATAAAATAATTTTAGCAAATAAAATTCATAAAAATATATTTACGTCGGAGTTTTATCCCCCAAATCTTTGGAAGACCTTAGAGGATTTTAAAGAGCAAGTCGGGATAAATGTGTATAGCTATGGCATATTTGAAAATGCAGAAAGAAAGATTTTAGTATTTTCACAAAGTGAAGTATTAGATTATCCTGTAAGGCTTATGAAAATAAAATGCAGCTCCAAGTTTGTCAGACTTCAACATAAAGATTATTTAGGGGCACTTATGGCACTGGGAATTAAAAGAGGAAAATTTGGAGATTTGATAGTAAAAGAAAATAATGAATGTTATGCAGCTGTTTATGAAGATATAAGTGATTATGTATATATGAATTTAAGCAGTATAGGAAAATGTGAATGTAATATAACTTTTTTGGATACTAATATAACTGAAATTCCTGACTATGATTTTAAAACTTTTGATATAAATACTTCATCACTTAGAATTGATTGTTTACTGAGTTCCATGTGTAGAATATCTAGAAGTAAATCAGAAGAGCTTATGAAACAAGGCAAGGTACTTTTAGATTATTTGCCTGTGACTAAAAAAGATAAAATTATAAATGATTCTGGGTGTGTTATAACTGTGAGAGGATATGGAAAGTTTAAAGTTGTAAAAAAGTTAGGTTATACTAAAAGAGGAGGATGTAAACTTCACATAAAAAAATTTAATTGA
- a CDS encoding RluA family pseudouridine synthase yields MKIRNFLVNDDEENLRLDLFICKHIQDKSRSYIQNLIEDNLVEVNHRMKKSNYKTKMGDNIKVSLPDAVELNIKGEDIELDILYEDSDVIVVNKPQGMIVHPASGVYTGTLVNALLNHCREDLSGINGIARPGIVHRIDKDTSGILVIAKNDISHNKLSEQLKDHSMTREYIALVEGIIKEEKGSLDKPIGRHKKDKIKMAVVEGGKRAVTHYEVIKRFKEYTLVKCILETGRTHQIRVHMCYLGHPVVGDPVYGYKKQKFNLKGQLLHAQKLGFIHPSTGTYMEFQVEVPGYFKRIIDILDS; encoded by the coding sequence ATGAAAATTAGAAATTTTTTAGTAAACGATGATGAAGAAAATTTAAGATTGGATTTATTTATTTGCAAACATATTCAGGATAAATCCAGATCCTATATTCAAAATTTAATAGAAGATAATTTGGTAGAAGTGAATCATAGGATGAAAAAATCCAATTATAAAACTAAAATGGGAGACAACATTAAGGTTTCTTTACCGGATGCTGTGGAACTTAATATAAAAGGGGAGGATATAGAGCTTGATATACTATATGAAGATAGTGATGTAATTGTGGTAAATAAGCCTCAGGGAATGATAGTGCACCCAGCTTCAGGAGTGTATACAGGTACTTTAGTAAATGCACTTTTAAATCACTGCAGAGAGGATTTGTCAGGTATAAATGGAATTGCAAGACCAGGTATAGTACATAGGATAGACAAGGATACTTCTGGAATACTTGTTATTGCCAAGAATGATATATCTCACAATAAATTATCAGAACAGTTAAAGGATCATTCTATGACCAGAGAGTATATAGCCTTAGTTGAAGGAATTATAAAAGAAGAGAAAGGAAGTTTAGATAAACCTATTGGAAGACATAAAAAAGATAAAATAAAAATGGCAGTGGTAGAAGGGGGTAAAAGGGCTGTCACCCATTATGAGGTAATTAAAAGATTTAAAGAGTACACTTTGGTTAAATGTATACTTGAAACAGGAAGAACTCATCAAATAAGAGTGCATATGTGTTATTTAGGACATCCTGTTGTGGGGGATCCGGTGTATGGGTATAAAAAACAGAAGTTTAATTTAAAAGGCCAGCTGCTTCACGCTCAAAAGTTAGGGTTTATACACCCAAGTACAGGTACATATATGGAGTTCCAGGTGGAAGTGCCGGGGTATTTTAAGAGAATAATAGATATTTTAGATAGTTAA
- the uraA gene encoding uracil permease, protein MKNYVDVEEKLPLKITLPLSFQHLFAMVGATILVPILTGMSPSIALFCSGVGTLLYILCTKAKLPAYIGSSFAFITPILIASKNYGPEAMLSGVIASGLVYIIVAIIIKLCGVNWLNRALPPVVVGSIVIVIGLGLAGTAINWAGLNPSFINDQMQNVPRWAWITVSVVTLAVGVIGSMYFRGFLAVIPILVAMIVGYILSLALGIIPKQAINSILSSSFFKVPAFMFPKFNINAMLLMAPIAFVTLAEHIGHVYVTNNVVGRDFTKEPGLHRSILGDGVATMFAGFTGGPPNTTYGENIGVMAITKVYSVWVIGGAAVIAVVLSFIGPVATLIENMPMPVIGGVSILLFGIIASSGFRIFVEDKIDFSKNRNLILASVIIVIGIGGASLDFTLGGSPVQISGVALSTIIGIILNLILPQQSAAELKNSN, encoded by the coding sequence ATGAAAAATTATGTAGACGTAGAAGAAAAACTACCTTTAAAGATTACCCTGCCGCTGAGTTTTCAACATTTGTTCGCCATGGTAGGTGCTACTATACTTGTACCAATACTTACTGGCATGAGTCCATCCATTGCTTTATTCTGTAGTGGTGTAGGAACTCTTTTGTATATACTGTGTACTAAGGCCAAGCTTCCAGCATATATAGGTTCCTCTTTTGCCTTTATAACTCCAATACTTATAGCTTCAAAAAACTATGGACCGGAAGCCATGCTCTCTGGTGTAATAGCTTCTGGATTGGTTTACATAATTGTAGCAATTATAATAAAACTTTGTGGCGTAAATTGGCTAAATAGAGCTCTTCCCCCTGTGGTTGTGGGTTCTATAGTTATAGTTATAGGCTTAGGTCTTGCAGGTACAGCCATAAATTGGGCTGGACTTAATCCTTCTTTTATAAACGATCAAATGCAAAATGTTCCAAGGTGGGCCTGGATAACAGTTTCAGTAGTTACACTAGCCGTAGGAGTAATTGGAAGTATGTATTTTAGAGGTTTTCTTGCTGTGATACCTATACTGGTAGCTATGATAGTAGGTTATATACTCTCACTGGCTTTAGGTATTATACCTAAACAAGCTATAAATTCTATACTATCCAGTAGTTTCTTTAAAGTACCTGCTTTTATGTTTCCTAAGTTTAATATAAATGCCATGCTGCTTATGGCTCCCATTGCCTTCGTTACTCTGGCAGAACATATAGGCCATGTCTATGTGACCAACAATGTAGTTGGCAGAGACTTTACAAAGGAACCAGGTCTTCACAGATCTATACTGGGAGACGGTGTAGCCACAATGTTTGCAGGTTTTACAGGAGGACCTCCAAACACAACTTATGGAGAAAACATAGGTGTTATGGCTATAACTAAAGTATATAGTGTATGGGTTATAGGTGGTGCTGCAGTAATAGCTGTAGTTTTATCCTTTATAGGACCTGTAGCCACTCTTATTGAGAATATGCCCATGCCTGTAATAGGCGGGGTAAGTATACTTCTCTTTGGTATAATAGCATCTTCTGGTTTTAGAATATTTGTAGAAGATAAAATAGATTTTAGTAAAAACAGAAATCTTATACTGGCTTCTGTAATAATAGTAATAGGCATAGGAGGAGCTTCTTTAGATTTTACCTTGGGAGGTTCTCCAGTACAAATATCTGGGGTTGCACTTTCAACTATTATAGGAATAATATTAAATTTAATACTACCACAGCAAAGTGCTGCTGAATTAAAAAATTCAAATTAA
- a CDS encoding YggT family protein: MISSTLAVAISLLFRFLEAAIILDVILSWIMPGRGNAFVELLHVFTEPLMRPGRMLQERIMPGLMIDFSPIIAFFMIDIIRGIVFAIIGMFM, translated from the coding sequence ATGATAAGCAGTACTTTAGCCGTTGCAATATCTCTTTTATTTAGATTTCTTGAGGCTGCTATTATATTGGATGTAATTTTATCATGGATTATGCCAGGAAGAGGTAATGCCTTTGTAGAACTTTTGCATGTGTTTACAGAACCTCTTATGAGACCGGGTAGAATGCTTCAGGAAAGAATTATGCCTGGGCTTATGATAGATTTTTCACCTATAATAGCTTTTTTTATGATAGATATAATAAGGGGAATTGTATTTGCAATAATTGGAATGTTTATGTGA
- a CDS encoding DUF881 domain-containing protein, with product MKATEANIFVFIASVIIGILISMNISIYKGNTKKTVFLSAKQYQDAYSYKNQLYSEILSLTGQYNDNYDKLKKYMDNEENEAQLIGTINEEIDKANILLGKVAVEGQGISIYLDDATMEDGLDVFEYQMRIVHNTDIIQVINDLKNADAEAISINGHRIVDSSEVYCSGPFLRVNGVKIAAPFLIDAIGNKDVLYNYMISNENYLKTMMVRKIKVNVEKSDNIQIPAYNGEYKVHFMKKEN from the coding sequence ATGAAGGCCACTGAAGCCAATATTTTTGTTTTTATAGCTTCTGTAATTATAGGTATACTTATATCTATGAATATAAGTATTTACAAGGGAAATACTAAAAAAACAGTATTTTTAAGTGCAAAACAATATCAAGATGCATATAGTTATAAAAATCAGCTTTATAGTGAAATATTATCATTAACAGGTCAGTATAATGATAATTACGATAAACTAAAAAAATATATGGATAATGAGGAAAATGAAGCTCAGCTTATAGGCACTATAAATGAAGAGATAGATAAAGCTAATATATTACTTGGAAAGGTAGCTGTGGAAGGTCAGGGAATAAGTATATATTTAGATGATGCTACCATGGAAGATGGACTGGATGTATTTGAATATCAGATGAGAATTGTTCATAATACTGATATTATACAGGTAATAAATGATTTAAAAAATGCAGATGCAGAAGCAATTTCTATAAATGGACATAGAATAGTAGATAGTTCTGAAGTATATTGCAGCGGACCTTTTTTAAGAGTGAATGGAGTGAAGATTGCAGCTCCCTTTTTAATTGATGCCATAGGAAATAAAGATGTACTTTATAATTATATGATATCAAATGAAAATTATTTAAAGACAATGATGGTTAGAAAAATAAAGGTCAATGTGGAAAAGTCTGATAATATACAAATACCTGCTTATAATGGAGAATATAAAGTACATTTTATGAAGAAGGAAAATTAA
- the lspA gene encoding signal peptidase II: protein MEIFIILLGIAADRLTKVWIMQNLSENSHMDVVSNLVSLLYIKNKGAAFGILQNKLYLLAAITIVVIIGMIYYIFKFKPQSKIIKISLSLIISGALGNLIDRILYKYVVDFIAFHLGDIYYFPIFNIADILVVTGTIALAFYLLKEEKYEN, encoded by the coding sequence ATGGAGATATTTATAATACTACTAGGGATTGCAGCAGATAGGCTTACCAAAGTGTGGATCATGCAAAATTTATCTGAAAATTCTCATATGGATGTAGTGAGCAATTTGGTGTCCCTTCTTTATATAAAGAATAAAGGGGCCGCCTTTGGAATTTTACAAAATAAATTATATTTGCTTGCTGCAATAACAATAGTTGTAATCATAGGCATGATATATTATATTTTTAAATTCAAGCCTCAATCAAAAATAATTAAAATAAGTCTGTCACTTATAATAAGTGGAGCTTTGGGTAATTTGATAGATAGAATACTATATAAATATGTAGTTGATTTTATAGCATTTCATCTTGGAGATATTTACTATTTCCCTATATTTAATATAGCTGATATTTTAGTGGTAACAGGTACTATAGCATTGGCATTTTATTTGTTAAAGGAAGAAAAATATGAAAATTAG
- a CDS encoding YggS family pyridoxal phosphate-dependent enzyme, which translates to MSIKENLSKIEEDLRESNVILVAVSKTKSIKDIQKVYDLGIRDFGENKVQEFVNKESNLPEDIKWHFIGHLQRNKVKYIVGKVELIHSLDSVKLLQELEKHYKAKNLTANVLIQINIGREENKTGIYLENLEELIEACGLCTNVKVKGLMSVIPIGDEKSCRSYFRKMKYIFEDLKNKRFTNISMDILSMGMTHDYGVAVEEGSTLVRIGEGIFGKRNYNNK; encoded by the coding sequence TTGTCAATTAAGGAGAATTTAAGTAAGATTGAAGAAGATTTAAGGGAAAGTAATGTTATTTTAGTAGCAGTCTCAAAGACAAAATCTATTAAAGATATACAAAAAGTCTACGATTTAGGTATTAGAGACTTTGGAGAAAATAAAGTTCAGGAATTTGTAAATAAAGAATCTAATTTACCCGAAGATATAAAGTGGCATTTTATAGGACATCTTCAAAGAAATAAAGTAAAATATATAGTAGGTAAGGTAGAACTTATTCATTCTCTGGATAGTGTAAAACTCCTCCAGGAATTAGAAAAACACTATAAAGCTAAAAATTTGACTGCAAATGTGCTTATTCAAATAAATATAGGACGTGAAGAAAATAAGACAGGCATATATTTAGAAAATTTAGAAGAATTAATAGAAGCCTGTGGGTTATGTACTAATGTTAAAGTTAAAGGCCTTATGTCTGTAATTCCCATAGGAGATGAAAAAAGTTGCAGAAGTTATTTTCGAAAAATGAAGTATATTTTTGAAGATTTAAAAAATAAGAGGTTCACAAACATTAGTATGGATATACTATCTATGGGTATGACTCATGATTATGGTGTGGCTGTTGAGGAAGGCTCTACTTTAGTAAGAATTGGGGAAGGTATATTTGGAAAGAGAAATTATAATAATAAATAG
- a CDS encoding Rqc2 family fibronectin-binding protein has protein sequence MALDGIFIHSILQELKLKLLGGKVEKVNQPEKDEIILTIRNEKTPYKLLISSSSIYPKIHITDKNKKNPLQPPMFCMILRKYLNSSKLINISQLDTDRVIFLDFQSLNELGFDNIYTLVIEIMGKHSNITLIRKKDTIIMDSIKHITPEINSIRSLFPGIKYIFPPISNKLNPFCYKREEFKHVLQNMKFLDNKSFSKIFTGVSTSFSKELYHMLSELKLAELDIFKESTITVLHGFCSKIFSKFKDNEFYFAYYTKDGKMKDFYCSKLTYLKDCVEVHYSTPSKLIDDFYYEKDKTDRLNSKSSDMQKLININLERCNKKVKILMENLKDCNNKDTYRIQGELLTSNIYNIHKGDSKIKVQNYYSNILEYITIKLDINKTPSENIQSYFKKYNKLKKTEKAAEEQLKIAKEEIEYLNSVFINIKNSDSYDHIEEIKRELMETGYIKFKKSTNKKKTKAFKPAKFISSDGIEIYVGKNNLQNDYLTLKFADKRDLWFHTKNTAGSHVIVKNFGKVPDKTLEEAASLAAYYSKARNSSKVAVDYTEVRNMHKPNGAKPGMVIYYSNKTIYITPEKPSIEQID, from the coding sequence ATGGCCTTAGATGGTATTTTTATACACAGCATTTTACAAGAATTAAAATTAAAGTTATTGGGAGGAAAGGTTGAAAAAGTAAATCAACCAGAAAAAGACGAAATAATATTAACTATTAGAAATGAAAAAACGCCCTATAAATTGTTAATAAGTTCTAGTTCAATATATCCTAAAATACATATTACGGATAAAAATAAAAAAAATCCCCTGCAGCCTCCTATGTTTTGTATGATTTTAAGAAAATATTTGAATTCATCAAAATTAATTAATATATCCCAATTGGATACAGATAGGGTAATATTTTTAGACTTTCAAAGCTTAAATGAATTAGGTTTTGACAACATATATACCCTGGTCATAGAAATAATGGGAAAACACAGCAATATAACTTTAATTCGTAAAAAAGACACTATAATTATGGATAGTATAAAACACATAACACCAGAAATTAATTCCATAAGATCCTTGTTTCCTGGAATTAAATATATTTTTCCGCCTATTTCTAATAAATTGAATCCTTTTTGTTACAAAAGAGAAGAATTCAAACATGTACTGCAAAACATGAAATTCCTAGATAATAAATCTTTTTCTAAAATATTCACAGGTGTAAGTACTTCTTTTTCAAAAGAACTATATCACATGCTATCTGAATTAAAGTTAGCCGAACTGGATATTTTTAAAGAATCAACTATAACTGTTTTACATGGTTTCTGCAGCAAAATTTTTTCTAAGTTTAAAGATAACGAGTTTTATTTTGCCTATTATACTAAGGATGGAAAAATGAAAGACTTCTACTGCAGCAAATTGACTTATTTAAAAGATTGCGTGGAAGTACATTATTCCACTCCTTCCAAACTTATAGATGATTTTTATTATGAAAAAGATAAAACAGACAGATTGAACAGCAAAAGTTCTGATATGCAGAAACTAATAAATATAAACTTAGAACGATGTAATAAAAAAGTTAAAATTTTAATGGAGAATTTAAAAGATTGTAACAATAAGGATACATATAGAATACAGGGAGAGCTGCTTACTTCAAATATTTATAATATACATAAAGGAGATTCCAAAATAAAAGTTCAAAATTATTATAGTAATATATTAGAATATATAACCATAAAATTAGATATAAACAAGACACCTTCTGAAAATATTCAAAGCTATTTCAAAAAATATAATAAACTAAAGAAAACAGAAAAAGCAGCTGAAGAACAATTAAAAATAGCTAAAGAAGAAATTGAATACTTAAATTCTGTATTTATAAATATAAAAAATTCTGACAGTTATGATCATATTGAAGAAATAAAAAGAGAACTTATGGAAACAGGGTATATTAAATTTAAAAAGTCAACAAATAAGAAAAAAACTAAAGCTTTCAAACCTGCAAAGTTTATATCAAGTGACGGTATAGAAATATACGTAGGTAAAAACAACCTGCAGAATGACTACCTTACTTTAAAATTTGCAGACAAAAGAGACTTATGGTTTCATACAAAAAATACTGCAGGTTCCCATGTAATAGTAAAAAATTTTGGTAAAGTTCCAGACAAGACTCTGGAAGAGGCTGCCAGTCTTGCTGCCTATTATAGCAAAGCCCGAAATTCTTCAAAAGTAGCTGTAGATTATACAGAGGTTAGAAATATGCATAAACCAAATGGAGCTAAACCTGGAATGGTAATATACTACTCCAATAAAACTATATACATAACCCCTGAGAAGCCTTCTATTGAGCAAATAGACTAA
- a CDS encoding cell division protein SepF: MAGKMINKMMGFLGLEDDLEEDIEEVEEEKNSKNDFTDVESIMNSKRQNKVVSIHTTISAKVRIVKPTTYEEAADICDELKNRKIIVINTTGLETRIAQRLLDFMGGASYALGGDLEEIEKGVYILSPSSVEVSSDLKNELSAKKIFGWK, from the coding sequence ATGGCTGGCAAGATGATAAACAAAATGATGGGATTCTTGGGGTTAGAAGATGATTTGGAAGAGGATATAGAAGAAGTTGAAGAGGAAAAAAATTCAAAAAATGATTTTACAGATGTAGAAAGTATTATGAATTCTAAAAGACAAAATAAAGTTGTAAGCATACATACTACAATATCAGCTAAAGTTAGGATAGTTAAGCCAACTACCTATGAAGAAGCAGCGGATATATGTGATGAACTTAAAAATAGAAAGATTATAGTTATAAATACTACAGGATTAGAAACCAGAATAGCTCAGAGATTGTTGGATTTTATGGGTGGAGCAAGTTATGCATTGGGTGGAGATCTGGAGGAAATAGAAAAGGGAGTATATATACTTTCCCCGTCTAGTGTAGAAGTTAGCAGTGATTTAAAAAATGAGTTATCTGCAAAAAAAATATTTGGCTGGAAATAA
- a CDS encoding 5'-methylthioadenosine/adenosylhomocysteine nucleosidase, producing the protein MIIGIIGAMDEELEIILSELKVHKTRLKANMKFNSGKLYGKDIIVVRSGIGKVNAAICTQILIDDFKVDIIINVGIAGGVAEDIYPGDIVIADNLVQHDVNAVAFGYEIGQIPRVDTYDFKCDKKLIEEVKNACSKMENKNSFVGRIVTGDEFVSSAEKVKYLYKEFNALACEMEGGSIAQVAYLNNVPFVIIRSISDNANNGASIEYEKFAPIAIKNSTEILKSVIKNL; encoded by the coding sequence ATGATTATTGGAATTATTGGAGCTATGGACGAAGAACTAGAGATAATATTGTCTGAATTAAAAGTTCATAAAACCCGATTGAAAGCTAATATGAAGTTTAATTCAGGAAAGTTATATGGTAAAGATATAATAGTGGTAAGAAGTGGTATAGGAAAAGTAAATGCAGCAATATGTACTCAGATACTTATAGATGATTTTAAAGTGGATATAATAATAAATGTGGGTATTGCAGGGGGAGTGGCAGAGGATATATATCCTGGAGATATAGTTATAGCAGATAATTTGGTACAGCACGATGTTAATGCTGTAGCCTTTGGATATGAAATAGGACAAATCCCTAGAGTAGATACATATGATTTTAAATGTGATAAAAAACTTATAGAAGAAGTTAAAAATGCTTGTTCTAAAATGGAAAATAAAAATAGTTTTGTGGGAAGAATAGTTACAGGAGATGAATTTGTTTCAAGTGCAGAAAAAGTAAAATATTTGTACAAGGAATTCAATGCTCTTGCTTGTGAAATGGAGGGCGGAAGTATTGCTCAGGTAGCTTATTTAAACAATGTGCCTTTTGTTATAATAAGATCTATATCAGATAATGCAAATAATGGTGCCAGCATAGAATATGAAAAATTTGCACCTATAGCTATAAAAAATTCTACAGAAATACTGAAAAGTGTAATTAAGAACTTGTAG